One region of Pseudoalteromonas galatheae genomic DNA includes:
- a CDS encoding PAAR domain-containing protein, whose amino-acid sequence MPVIAVDGDMTNVHAQFVPGTASATQSSFTVAGKPVLRVGDPISDHVFSPDPKVKHVGVTIAAGAGSFTIAGKAVARISDAASCGGKLAVAGVASFSVGG is encoded by the coding sequence ATGCCAGTGATAGCAGTGGATGGCGATATGACAAATGTTCACGCGCAATTTGTACCAGGGACGGCTAGTGCCACACAGTCGAGTTTTACCGTCGCAGGTAAGCCGGTACTTAGGGTTGGAGATCCCATCAGTGACCATGTATTTTCACCCGATCCAAAAGTAAAACACGTTGGCGTCACGATAGCTGCTGGTGCTGGTAGCTTCACCATTGCAGGGAAAGCGGTCGCGAGGATCAGTGATGCAGCCAGTTGTGGTGGCAAGCTTGCAGTTGCGGGCGTCGCGTCATTTAGTGTAGGAGGGTAA
- a CDS encoding GPW/gp25 family protein, which produces MIGMNAKTGKPLGGVEHLKQSIRDIVTTPLGSRVMRRDYGCGLYELVDRPFSHSLVGDITMTIANALEKWEPRFQLDGVAVHPAGEGKLSIEIKGLYLINGEPVTIEGIQI; this is translated from the coding sequence ATGATAGGAATGAATGCCAAAACGGGCAAGCCGCTAGGTGGTGTTGAGCATCTAAAACAGAGTATTCGCGATATTGTGACCACACCACTTGGGAGTCGAGTGATGCGGCGCGATTATGGCTGCGGCTTATATGAGCTTGTAGATAGGCCTTTTTCTCACTCTTTGGTAGGGGATATCACTATGACCATCGCCAATGCACTTGAGAAGTGGGAGCCACGTTTTCAACTTGATGGTGTTGCAGTACACCCAGCAGGAGAGGGCAAGTTGTCTATCGAAATAAAAGGATTGTATTTAATCAACGGGGAGCCTGTCACCATCGAGGGTATCCAAATCTAA
- a CDS encoding phage tail sheath subtilisin-like domain-containing protein has translation MSKFLHGVEVIEAQSGTRPIKTVKSSVIGVIGTAPSADPEKFPLNTPVLVAGKRAEAAPLGTEGTLPAAMDGIFDQAGAVVVVVRVDGDDEAAIMSNMVGGVAADGSYEGVQAFLGAESVLGVTPRILVAPGYAHQRPEGNRNPVITELVNVAERLRAVIIADGPNTNDEDAKTYRADFGSRRVFVVDPHVKVFRDGKAEVEPASARVAGMIAKSDNDRGFWWSPSNTNMNGIVATARPIDFQLGDANARANMLNEKEVSTIIRQNGFKLWGNRTCSDDPKWAFLSVVRTADMINDSLLRAHMWAVDRNITKTYIEDVTQSVQSYLDSLKAQGAILGGQIWADEELNTPANIQAGKVYFSFDFTPPTPAEHITFKSILTNNYLEEIV, from the coding sequence ATGTCAAAATTTCTACACGGTGTAGAAGTCATTGAGGCGCAATCCGGCACGCGTCCAATCAAAACAGTAAAAAGCTCAGTAATTGGTGTGATTGGTACTGCACCTAGTGCAGATCCAGAAAAGTTTCCACTTAACACACCTGTATTGGTTGCTGGTAAACGTGCTGAAGCTGCACCGTTGGGTACAGAAGGAACACTGCCTGCGGCAATGGACGGTATTTTTGACCAAGCTGGTGCGGTAGTCGTTGTGGTTCGTGTCGATGGTGATGATGAAGCGGCAATCATGTCAAACATGGTTGGCGGTGTGGCAGCAGACGGTTCTTATGAAGGTGTACAAGCTTTCCTTGGTGCTGAGTCTGTACTTGGCGTAACACCACGTATTCTTGTGGCGCCAGGTTATGCGCATCAACGCCCTGAAGGTAATCGTAACCCAGTTATCACAGAACTTGTGAACGTGGCTGAGCGTCTTCGTGCGGTGATCATTGCAGATGGTCCAAATACAAACGATGAGGATGCAAAAACATATCGTGCTGACTTTGGTTCGCGCCGTGTGTTCGTTGTTGACCCTCATGTCAAAGTATTCCGCGATGGTAAAGCAGAAGTTGAACCTGCAAGTGCACGTGTTGCGGGCATGATTGCTAAGTCGGACAACGACCGAGGCTTTTGGTGGAGCCCAAGTAATACCAATATGAACGGTATTGTGGCAACTGCACGTCCAATCGACTTCCAGCTGGGCGATGCCAACGCGCGTGCGAATATGCTGAACGAAAAAGAAGTGTCGACCATCATTCGTCAAAACGGCTTTAAGTTGTGGGGTAACCGTACTTGTTCTGACGACCCTAAATGGGCATTCCTGTCAGTGGTACGTACCGCAGATATGATCAATGACTCACTACTGCGTGCGCACATGTGGGCGGTTGACCGCAATATCACCAAAACTTACATCGAAGATGTTACGCAAAGTGTTCAGTCATACCTAGATAGCTTAAAAGCACAAGGTGCAATTCTTGGCGGTCAAATTTGGGCTGATGAAGAGTTAAACACACCGGCCAATATTCAAGCGGGTAAAGTGTATTTTAGCTTTGACTTCACGCCGCCAACACCGGCTGAGCACATCACCTTCAAGAGTATTCTAACTAACAACTACCTAGAGGAAATCGTATAA
- a CDS encoding phage major tail tube protein: protein MAISPKILKKFKLFVDGKGYLGIADEIQLPKVTVKTREVTSGFQAPVELDVGQLEKLEGTITLLEYNADMMKLLGDWSGATTPLTARGAIQAQGEAPVPVVVTLEGFFKEVDMGSWKDGEEAKLTLQYAIQKYKLQIGQDVIYEIDLYNDVRTVNGKDQMAALRAAIGA, encoded by the coding sequence ATGGCAATCTCTCCAAAAATTCTTAAAAAATTCAAGCTGTTTGTAGACGGTAAAGGCTATCTAGGTATCGCTGATGAAATCCAGCTACCAAAAGTAACCGTAAAAACTCGCGAAGTTACGTCGGGTTTCCAGGCGCCAGTTGAGCTTGATGTTGGCCAACTTGAAAAGCTAGAAGGCACAATCACGTTACTTGAATACAACGCTGACATGATGAAGCTACTTGGCGATTGGAGCGGTGCAACAACGCCATTAACGGCTCGTGGTGCTATCCAAGCGCAAGGCGAAGCGCCAGTGCCCGTAGTGGTAACGCTTGAAGGCTTCTTCAAAGAAGTGGATATGGGCAGCTGGAAAGATGGCGAGGAAGCTAAGCTAACGCTGCAATATGCAATTCAGAAGTACAAGCTACAGATCGGTCAAGATGTGATTTACGAAATTGACCTATACAACGACGTTCGTACCGTTAATGGTAAGGACCAAATGGCAGCACTTCGCGCAGCAATCGGAGCTTAA
- a CDS encoding phage tail assembly protein — MKEIITLAFPITVDGHEYAELTMRRPKVRDRLMVDRADISESESEIRYFSHLCEVSPDIIEELDWSDFVKLRETLQAFLVSRQSA; from the coding sequence ATGAAAGAAATCATTACCTTAGCATTCCCAATTACGGTCGATGGGCATGAGTATGCAGAACTGACAATGAGACGACCAAAAGTACGCGATCGGTTAATGGTGGATAGAGCGGATATCAGCGAGTCAGAAAGCGAAATTCGTTATTTCTCGCACTTATGCGAAGTTTCTCCAGATATCATCGAAGAGCTTGATTGGAGTGATTTTGTGAAGCTGCGAGAAACGCTACAAGCTTTTCTCGTGTCCCGCCAAAGCGCTTAA
- a CDS encoding phage tail protein — MTKQGKQVRSREANKVKNKLPQVTSLANQVAHLGSLVAKLNANSATSAQIQQLISIMTQLNASAVLSPEASFSVPEFQAPATGENAVPSSQLFQQAEQVMLALPDSLQHAISGLSERVAELDFSAASQTVQVELAALAEHVPSLFNAISVAPAVTAATNASKQSQSVIDAQQQFCLDAASLGQALPDFASSLDLAALPKQLLETGNLLSNIEFAEVLKGELGSLTEAAPALLTQFGFDDAANVVTQFAPAVNQLDIPGLFQGDLQSLQQALPSLLEAVDLKALNQTLAQEIPALAQLDLAGLANGELGSLAATLPNLLEAAGLDGAANSVSAALPALQQLDLGAIADGDIQSLLQSAPALLDALDMQGASQAFGSVLPIAEKLDFKGLMDGELSSLVDAAPEVLRAFELGDAADKLQAAIPGLKQLNLKQIASGDVSSLMAAGPSLLKAFELDGAAGVLEGALPALEKLDVDAILGGDIKSLVSAGPELLSAFGLNDAASVLEQHADLLSNIDLKGVLKGDLSSLTNSLPDLFGEFGLDGISDDLSESFAELEGDVEEKKSTRKKGRKKRGRKRNKRAKSSNLADKQETSADREHKPRKVNKRSANKPALKLLDGGKAPSVKTQLDNQASQPKSKAKAKKVKMMAAANDASYQKLGSFSPAKGGKLGQLFKGSKKLLGRAAAPLSVALGAFDAFTALTDDTLTTKEKTTQVGAAAGGAGGALAGAAAGAAIGSVVPVVGTAIGGLVGGALGAMGGESIGGWFGDKLGGWFSDDAQDSASGTSSPSVTERLLDSATSFATMGPLGLISDTLGGWLSKGDENVAQTDNKTAAISTPQSGEATKNNALDFVKNNVINELNLATGTAAAFAANQGMTTGKIHGVSKAGDLAGRALNAHTVWETLNNDGLSVKEKAAGIGSTLGGMFSADAVSGALSKSKNPYVRMAAPMAGYLTNNMVGDAIKSWFSEDKTSATNESKAPDLNSLNQLNVSANKASEYSSASQPSAASVTVNANITVNAKDGQQAYEVAQQVKQMLDQQQQQAEQELSARYYNQVA, encoded by the coding sequence ATGACAAAACAAGGTAAACAGGTTCGTTCACGAGAGGCGAACAAAGTCAAAAATAAGTTGCCACAGGTAACTTCGCTTGCTAACCAAGTTGCACATTTAGGTAGTCTAGTTGCAAAGCTCAATGCCAATTCAGCGACTAGTGCGCAGATCCAGCAATTAATCTCCATCATGACTCAACTTAATGCCAGCGCGGTGTTAAGTCCGGAGGCTTCGTTCTCAGTACCTGAGTTTCAGGCACCTGCCACTGGTGAAAATGCTGTGCCTAGTAGCCAGCTGTTTCAGCAGGCTGAGCAGGTCATGTTGGCGTTGCCCGATTCTTTACAGCATGCGATAAGCGGCTTGTCTGAACGGGTTGCAGAACTGGATTTCAGCGCCGCAAGCCAAACCGTACAAGTTGAGTTGGCGGCATTAGCCGAACACGTTCCTTCACTTTTTAACGCAATTTCCGTTGCACCAGCCGTGACTGCCGCGACAAATGCATCCAAACAAAGCCAATCTGTAATCGATGCTCAGCAGCAATTTTGCCTAGATGCAGCGTCATTGGGTCAAGCTTTGCCGGACTTTGCATCGAGTTTAGATTTGGCTGCTTTGCCAAAGCAACTGCTCGAAACAGGCAATTTGTTGAGCAATATTGAGTTTGCAGAGGTACTCAAAGGAGAGCTTGGTTCGTTAACAGAAGCAGCTCCTGCGTTATTGACTCAATTTGGCTTTGACGATGCGGCAAACGTGGTAACGCAGTTTGCGCCAGCTGTGAACCAATTGGATATTCCAGGACTTTTTCAAGGCGATTTACAAAGTTTGCAGCAGGCTTTGCCAAGCTTGCTAGAAGCCGTTGATCTTAAGGCATTGAACCAAACTCTCGCACAAGAAATTCCGGCGCTTGCACAACTTGATTTAGCCGGGCTTGCTAATGGTGAGCTGGGGTCGTTGGCCGCAACATTACCAAACTTACTTGAGGCGGCTGGACTTGATGGTGCTGCAAACTCAGTATCTGCGGCTTTGCCAGCACTACAACAATTGGACTTAGGAGCAATTGCGGATGGTGATATCCAGTCGTTGCTACAAAGTGCTCCGGCATTATTAGATGCATTGGATATGCAAGGTGCGTCACAGGCTTTTGGTTCAGTTCTTCCTATCGCTGAAAAACTCGATTTTAAGGGCTTAATGGATGGTGAGCTAAGCAGCTTAGTGGATGCCGCACCTGAAGTGCTTAGAGCATTTGAACTTGGCGATGCAGCGGATAAGCTACAAGCTGCGATTCCTGGCTTAAAACAACTGAATCTCAAGCAAATTGCCAGCGGTGACGTATCGAGCCTTATGGCGGCAGGTCCTTCATTACTAAAGGCATTTGAATTAGACGGTGCAGCTGGCGTACTCGAAGGCGCATTACCGGCATTAGAAAAACTGGATGTCGACGCGATTTTGGGGGGCGACATCAAGTCCCTTGTAAGTGCAGGGCCTGAACTGTTAAGTGCATTTGGGCTAAACGATGCGGCAAGTGTACTAGAGCAACACGCTGATCTACTCTCCAATATTGATTTAAAAGGCGTTCTCAAGGGAGATCTATCTTCTCTTACCAACAGCTTACCAGATTTATTTGGTGAGTTTGGATTAGACGGTATTAGCGATGATTTATCCGAGTCGTTTGCTGAGTTAGAAGGTGATGTTGAAGAGAAGAAATCTACGCGTAAAAAAGGACGCAAGAAGCGAGGCAGAAAGCGTAACAAGCGAGCTAAGTCTTCTAATCTAGCGGATAAACAAGAAACGTCGGCGGATCGCGAGCACAAGCCGCGCAAAGTCAACAAACGAAGCGCCAATAAACCCGCTTTGAAACTGTTAGACGGCGGGAAAGCCCCTAGCGTAAAAACACAGTTAGATAATCAAGCATCGCAACCAAAGTCCAAAGCAAAAGCCAAAAAAGTCAAAATGATGGCTGCCGCAAATGATGCTAGTTATCAAAAGCTTGGTAGTTTCTCTCCAGCTAAAGGTGGCAAACTTGGTCAGTTATTCAAGGGGTCTAAAAAGTTACTTGGGCGTGCGGCTGCACCGCTTAGCGTGGCGTTAGGTGCATTCGATGCATTCACGGCATTAACTGATGACACGTTAACGACGAAAGAAAAAACCACTCAGGTTGGAGCGGCTGCGGGTGGCGCTGGCGGCGCACTCGCGGGCGCCGCAGCAGGCGCGGCAATTGGCTCGGTTGTTCCTGTGGTTGGCACTGCAATTGGCGGCTTAGTCGGTGGTGCACTCGGCGCGATGGGCGGTGAGTCAATTGGTGGTTGGTTTGGTGACAAACTTGGTGGTTGGTTCTCTGACGATGCTCAGGACTCAGCTTCAGGTACCTCGAGCCCTTCGGTGACAGAGCGCTTGCTCGATAGCGCAACGAGTTTTGCCACCATGGGACCACTGGGCTTAATTAGTGACACCCTCGGCGGTTGGTTATCAAAAGGCGATGAAAACGTTGCGCAAACGGACAACAAAACGGCTGCGATTAGTACGCCTCAAAGTGGTGAAGCAACTAAAAACAATGCGCTCGACTTTGTTAAAAATAATGTCATTAATGAGCTGAATTTGGCCACCGGCACGGCTGCTGCGTTTGCTGCTAATCAAGGGATGACAACCGGCAAAATACACGGCGTCAGCAAGGCGGGTGATTTGGCTGGTAGAGCGCTAAACGCACACACAGTATGGGAAACGCTCAATAATGATGGGCTTTCTGTTAAAGAAAAAGCGGCTGGCATTGGTAGCACGCTGGGCGGTATGTTTTCTGCTGATGCGGTATCAGGTGCACTTTCAAAAAGCAAAAATCCCTATGTGAGAATGGCGGCCCCTATGGCGGGTTACCTTACCAACAACATGGTTGGTGATGCCATTAAAAGCTGGTTTAGCGAGGACAAAACATCAGCTACCAATGAGTCTAAAGCACCGGATCTAAATAGTTTAAATCAACTGAATGTGAGTGCGAATAAAGCATCTGAATATTCATCGGCGTCGCAGCCGAGCGCAGCATCGGTAACGGTAAACGCCAATATTACTGTCAATGCAAAAGATGGCCAACAGGCTTATGAGGTTGCGCAGCAAGTGAAGCAAATGTTGGATCAGCAGCAACAACAAGCAGAGCAAGAGCTTAGTGCTAGATATTACAATCAAGTGGCATAA
- a CDS encoding phage tail protein, with product MSKVNHAKHMMQLGDYKFSVSTAAFNKLQYDSQYRWEAHKSQTDKDSPPMQFIGVGEQTLNIEGVIFPQIVDNGLKQLDMMRDEAAKGEPMTLGYVEESGKSSPSVGRVMGKWVIKRISETRTLFFNDGIPREIQFSMELSRY from the coding sequence ATGAGCAAAGTTAATCATGCTAAACATATGATGCAACTGGGAGACTACAAGTTCTCAGTAAGCACCGCAGCGTTTAATAAGCTCCAGTACGATTCTCAATATCGCTGGGAAGCCCACAAATCTCAGACTGATAAGGATTCTCCGCCGATGCAATTTATTGGCGTAGGAGAGCAAACCTTAAACATTGAAGGGGTGATCTTCCCGCAAATTGTGGATAACGGCTTGAAGCAGTTAGACATGATGAGAGATGAAGCCGCCAAAGGGGAGCCGATGACGCTGGGCTATGTTGAAGAAAGTGGGAAATCTAGTCCAAGCGTAGGGCGCGTGATGGGTAAGTGGGTCATCAAACGGATAAGTGAAACGCGGACCTTATTTTTTAATGATGGGATCCCACGAGAAATCCAATTTTCAATGGAGCTCAGCCGCTATTAA
- a CDS encoding tail protein X, whose product MSKGVTYITRDGDCLDLICFKHYGRSSGMVEKVLEANHGLAELGPIYSEQISIFLPEIAKPTASKVINIWD is encoded by the coding sequence ATGAGCAAAGGGGTAACTTATATTACGCGAGATGGCGATTGTCTCGATCTCATCTGTTTTAAGCACTATGGCCGCAGTAGTGGCATGGTAGAAAAGGTGCTAGAAGCCAATCATGGCTTGGCAGAGCTTGGGCCAATTTATTCGGAGCAGATCAGTATTTTTCTTCCCGAAATCGCAAAACCTACTGCGTCTAAAGTGATCAATATTTGGGATTAA
- a CDS encoding phage late control D family protein — protein sequence MDLQPHYSIKANGNEVSKTLKNRLAELSVTTRTGLASDTCYVRFDNLADAPIALPAPTDQLEIAMGYKEGTKDQSAPSTKLGIFEVGAYELTGPNRSLTFYGNKVLWDQDFKALKIRSWPEQGKDEPLMLDKLIQDIAGEYGLQAKIGDAFQGREIPHIEQSESDMQLLSKLAVQFDAIMKIADDKLIFMAKGTGKSLTGKALPSVTVSKKQLVSWQLNANHNKLVKGVQAYFYDKALAQKTLVSVGGGSPNTTLSYVYPNEAEAQTAATAMLQRLNRAHTSVQLCVVGDPNLLAGGVITIEEVDDNLNGDWFVCEVKHVINHAGFKSYLVCEALG from the coding sequence ATGGACTTACAACCGCATTATTCTATTAAAGCAAATGGCAATGAGGTATCAAAAACACTGAAGAACCGCTTGGCTGAGCTTAGTGTTACAACACGCACGGGACTGGCGAGTGATACCTGCTATGTACGATTTGACAATTTGGCTGACGCGCCCATTGCCTTACCCGCACCAACGGATCAACTAGAAATTGCGATGGGATATAAAGAAGGCACCAAAGATCAGAGTGCTCCTTCAACCAAATTAGGTATTTTCGAAGTGGGCGCTTATGAGTTGACTGGCCCCAATCGCTCGTTGACATTTTATGGTAATAAAGTGCTGTGGGATCAAGATTTTAAAGCGTTAAAAATACGCTCATGGCCAGAGCAGGGGAAGGATGAGCCGCTGATGCTGGACAAGCTTATTCAAGACATTGCTGGTGAGTATGGGCTACAGGCAAAAATAGGCGATGCTTTTCAGGGCCGAGAAATACCGCACATTGAGCAAAGTGAAAGCGATATGCAATTGCTAAGCAAGCTTGCTGTGCAGTTTGATGCAATCATGAAGATTGCGGATGACAAGCTTATCTTTATGGCTAAAGGCACCGGAAAGTCGTTAACTGGCAAAGCTTTACCTAGCGTGACGGTAAGTAAAAAGCAGCTGGTTTCATGGCAGCTTAATGCTAACCACAACAAGTTAGTTAAAGGGGTGCAGGCGTATTTTTACGATAAAGCGTTAGCGCAAAAAACATTGGTAAGTGTCGGTGGCGGTTCACCTAATACTACACTCTCTTACGTTTATCCTAATGAAGCCGAAGCACAAACCGCGGCGACGGCCATGTTACAGCGTTTAAATCGAGCGCATACCAGTGTGCAGCTTTGTGTGGTTGGCGACCCTAATTTATTAGCAGGTGGCGTGATAACTATCGAAGAGGTTGATGATAACCTCAACGGCGACTGGTTTGTCTGTGAGGTCAAACATGTAATTAATCACGCCGGCTTTAAAAGCTATTTAGTATGCGAAGCATTAGGTTAA
- a CDS encoding LodA/GoxA family CTQ-dependent oxidase, which produces MSHHCNQNPIVSAAIYPPIGVMRVGNSPDEFFIGPEVDTAIPRDMNYYRDSTGALKRQAARFRIYGLDAEGNIVKELTCDDGASIIWHARLANQKASWYEFQLALDIPEAAEAEPSLLRNLNVNDRNSLLIDGGAQQISGIASGCGCSRFEGCFAGKKVYLGEMRTDDKGRLLMLGGHGVSENPQGHEAITFGNNEGWYDDTSDGPVTAEVKYQGKALDVKPAWVICAPPDYAPMQKSPRTMWDLMRQVAVDAKMLPAPKGKPSFSKDILPIFQRLTDLQWVNAGFAAGFGWNSPFDFTSETWISRLNDNSRTWQEVRRNLFNNFRQIEKVTTADEKHSWNPKFAATAPQLWPWLYGDAMSVDADDSPRQFVTLTEIQLNMLQQWSNGEFDSDYDPCYRPPASIDEIPVAEQPDMLTKAAMEFCLADAFHPGCEMTWPMRTAGMYSEAFRLKHSEDTAPTHGTNYGVEMTSEIALHSSGPLKTGQVAGGITRWMAIPWQTDTASCRDGYNEAYDPYLPTFWPARVPNNMLSEQNYHRVVDETKPFAERQAAFNDRELWLNDLPIGPSTNYIEQINSMITGFGQLAVVLPKTEKGVTGFPTTMQVGLTPVKAEKLLAADNNESMRDCRPDLSQTDKAHRRNRK; this is translated from the coding sequence ATGTCACATCACTGCAATCAAAATCCCATTGTTTCAGCTGCGATATACCCACCCATTGGAGTAATGCGGGTTGGTAACAGCCCAGATGAATTTTTTATTGGTCCTGAGGTCGATACCGCCATTCCAAGAGATATGAATTACTATCGCGATAGCACGGGGGCGTTGAAGCGCCAAGCTGCGCGTTTTCGTATTTATGGATTGGACGCCGAGGGCAACATCGTTAAAGAGCTCACTTGCGACGACGGTGCTTCTATCATTTGGCATGCTCGCTTGGCTAATCAAAAAGCATCTTGGTATGAGTTTCAATTAGCGTTGGATATTCCAGAGGCGGCTGAAGCCGAGCCGAGTTTACTACGCAACCTCAATGTAAACGACCGTAACAGCTTGCTCATTGATGGTGGGGCGCAGCAGATCAGTGGTATTGCTTCTGGGTGCGGTTGTAGTCGCTTTGAAGGATGTTTTGCCGGTAAAAAAGTGTACTTAGGCGAAATGCGTACCGATGATAAGGGCCGCTTACTGATGCTTGGTGGGCACGGGGTGTCAGAAAATCCTCAAGGCCACGAAGCGATCACGTTCGGTAATAATGAAGGCTGGTACGACGATACTTCGGACGGCCCGGTAACTGCTGAGGTGAAATATCAAGGCAAAGCACTTGATGTGAAACCTGCATGGGTTATTTGTGCGCCACCAGATTACGCACCAATGCAAAAATCTCCGCGAACCATGTGGGATTTAATGCGTCAGGTTGCAGTTGACGCCAAGATGCTACCTGCACCTAAGGGTAAGCCTTCCTTTAGTAAAGACATTCTGCCGATTTTCCAAAGGTTAACCGATTTACAATGGGTTAATGCGGGATTTGCCGCAGGATTTGGCTGGAATAGCCCCTTTGATTTTACTTCAGAGACTTGGATCAGCCGTTTAAATGACAACTCACGCACATGGCAAGAAGTAAGACGTAATCTCTTTAATAACTTTAGACAGATAGAAAAAGTCACCACAGCGGATGAAAAACATAGTTGGAACCCTAAATTTGCCGCTACCGCTCCGCAGTTGTGGCCTTGGTTGTACGGCGATGCGATGAGTGTAGATGCCGATGACTCGCCAAGGCAGTTTGTCACCCTGACAGAAATTCAGTTGAATATGTTACAGCAGTGGTCGAATGGCGAATTTGATTCTGATTACGACCCTTGTTATCGCCCCCCAGCCAGCATTGATGAAATACCAGTTGCTGAGCAGCCTGATATGTTAACCAAGGCGGCGATGGAGTTCTGTTTAGCGGATGCTTTCCACCCTGGATGTGAAATGACTTGGCCAATGCGTACAGCAGGCATGTATAGCGAGGCTTTCCGTCTTAAGCATTCAGAGGATACTGCACCGACCCACGGCACCAATTATGGCGTGGAAATGACATCAGAAATCGCGCTGCATTCGAGCGGGCCGTTAAAAACGGGGCAGGTTGCTGGTGGCATTACACGTTGGATGGCCATTCCTTGGCAAACAGACACCGCGAGTTGTCGTGATGGCTACAATGAAGCGTACGACCCTTATTTACCGACCTTTTGGCCTGCACGAGTGCCAAATAATATGCTTAGCGAGCAAAATTATCACCGAGTAGTCGATGAAACAAAGCCATTTGCAGAGCGACAAGCAGCATTTAATGACCGGGAGCTGTGGCTAAACGATTTGCCGATAGGCCCTTCAACCAACTATATCGAGCAGATCAACAGTATGATCACTGGGTTTGGTCAATTGGCGGTGGTATTACCGAAGACAGAAAAAGGCGTAACTGGTTTTCCAACCACCATGCAAGTAGGGTTAACACCAGTCAAAGCGGAAAAACTGCTGGCTGCGGATAATAACGAAAGCATGCGAGATTGTCGTCCTGATTTGTCACAAACCGACAAAGCACATCGTCGGAATCGCAAATAA
- a CDS encoding NAD(P)/FAD-dependent oxidoreductase translates to MAERKSDIVIVGAGIAGCIAALALHPHYQVIVVDKLAAAKDKVGECLPPAASRILKKLNLLHLLQSPEHLTCHGMISFWGSESPTIVDNVKNPDGLGWHIHRQHFEQQLRDQLVLRGIPLLSSTKLTDVVQTQSSWQVRVEGRDTDMSITTTLLIDATGRACHLARRLGAKLQQFDKQMALWLTAEVATTKQFAVISDEENGWWYSAPSAACSSLDPNMQPRVFSWQACADAIKKYNITNARDFLAKVKQVRGFNTLVDLVNIETAHLHPMVSANSARLDSCAAKGWYAVGDASMSFDPLSSQGMLHAMTSSMQLADMLLLHGTDYKHGAKLYQSQMDRVWMRYLEHRQHFYEGSKLIS, encoded by the coding sequence ATGGCTGAAAGGAAATCGGATATTGTCATTGTAGGTGCAGGCATTGCAGGATGCATTGCTGCACTTGCTTTGCACCCTCACTACCAGGTGATAGTAGTCGATAAGCTCGCCGCAGCCAAAGACAAAGTAGGCGAGTGTTTACCGCCAGCGGCGTCTAGAATTCTCAAAAAGCTTAACTTGTTGCACTTACTACAAAGCCCGGAACATCTCACTTGTCACGGTATGATTTCGTTTTGGGGTAGTGAATCGCCTACTATAGTGGATAACGTTAAAAACCCCGATGGTTTGGGGTGGCACATTCATCGGCAGCATTTTGAACAGCAGCTTCGTGATCAATTAGTGCTTCGTGGTATCCCTTTGTTATCTTCTACAAAGCTTACTGATGTGGTGCAAACACAATCAAGTTGGCAAGTTAGGGTTGAAGGCCGCGACACTGACATGTCTATCACGACAACACTGCTTATTGATGCTACCGGTCGCGCCTGTCATCTGGCGAGGCGACTCGGTGCAAAACTACAACAGTTTGATAAGCAAATGGCACTGTGGCTTACCGCAGAGGTTGCCACGACGAAACAGTTTGCGGTGATAAGCGATGAAGAAAATGGCTGGTGGTATAGTGCGCCGAGCGCGGCATGCTCTTCACTCGATCCTAATATGCAGCCTCGGGTGTTTTCTTGGCAGGCTTGCGCTGATGCGATCAAAAAGTACAACATCACCAACGCTCGAGATTTTTTAGCCAAAGTAAAGCAGGTGAGGGGATTTAACACCTTAGTGGACTTGGTGAATATAGAAACAGCACACCTGCACCCAATGGTAAGTGCAAATTCGGCCCGTTTGGATAGTTGCGCAGCAAAAGGCTGGTATGCGGTGGGTGATGCGAGCATGAGCTTCGATCCGCTCTCTTCGCAAGGTATGTTGCATGCCATGACCAGCAGCATGCAACTTGCGGATATGCTGCTGTTGCACGGTACGGATTACAAACATGGCGCAAAATTATATCAGTCGCAAATGGATAGAGTGTGGATGCGCTACCTTGAGCATCGGCAGCACTTTTATGAGGGATCAAAGTTGATCAGTTAA